One part of the Humulus lupulus chromosome 9, drHumLupu1.1, whole genome shotgun sequence genome encodes these proteins:
- the LOC133801006 gene encoding pentatricopeptide repeat-containing protein At4g01400, mitochondrial: MTTRHVVLLYYVFYQEKQRNELVISAVCSCLLYPFTKQKGEMQRIRSCKALIPTNRSQIFLQQNPSFSLYSSQPQPGRNQNQPHKHHFVSPSRVQKLIAAQSDPLLAKEIFDYASRQPDFRHSYSSFLILILKLGRSRFFSLIDHLLLRLKAERYPVTHTLFSYLIKVYGEANFPQKALRTFHTMLEFDCKPLPKHLNRILEILVSYRSHLRPAFELFRSAHEHGVLPNTESYNILMKAFCFNGDLSIAYDLFNKMFKRDLVPNEESYRILMQGLCRKGQVNTAVDFLEDMVNKGYTPDTLSYTTLLNSLCRKKQLREAYKLLCRMKVKGCNPDIVHYNTVIVGFCREDRAIHACKVLEDMASSGCLPNVVSYRTLVSGLCNQGSLDESKRYLEEMVSKGFSPHFSVIHALVRSFCKIGRVEDACAVLGDVLKHGEVPHVDTWTVIVPRIYEDNTAIGIIDEILKEGVYCKSEARNNTRGTYLSGELSNKKITRIRLRHV; this comes from the coding sequence ATGACAACACGACATGTCGTCTTGTTATATTATGTATTTTACCAGGAGAAGCAAAGAAATGAACTGGTCATCTCTGCGGTCTGCTCTTGCTTACTATACCCATTCACAAAACAAAAAGGAGAAATGCAGCGAATCCGATCATGCAAAGCTTTGATACCCACGAATCGCTCTCAAATCTTCCTACAACAGAACCCATCATTCTCCCTATATTCCTCACAACCCCAACCAGGTCGAAACCAAAACCAACCCCATAAACACCACTTCGTTTCTCCTTCTAGAGTTCAAAAGCTCATTGCTGCACAATCCGACCCTTTACTCGCCAAAGAGATATTCGATTACGCCTCTCGTCAACCTGATTTCCGCCATTCTTATTCTTCATTTCTTATTCTCATTCTCAAGCTAGGCCGATCCAGGTTCTTCTCTCTTATCGACCATCTTCTCCTTCGTCTCAAGGCTGAGCGATACCCAGTTACGCACACGCTGTTTTCCTATCTTATCAAGGTCTATGGAGAGGCGAATTTTCCCCAAAAGGCTCTCCGAACCTTTCATACTATGTTGGAATTTGACTGTAAGCCTTTGCCCAAACACTTGAACCGGATACTCGAGATACTGGTTTCTTACCGGAGTCATCTCCGGCCGGCTTTCGAGCTTTTTAGGAGTGCCCATGAGCATGGTGTATTGCCTAATACCGAATCTTACAATATTTTGATGAAGGCGTTCTGTTTTAATGGTGATCTTAGTATTGCATATGACCTGTTCAACAAAATGTTTAAGAGAGACCTTGTTCCTAACGAAGAGTCGTATAGGATTTTGATGCAGGGATTGTGTAGGAAAGGGCAGGTGAATACGGCAGTGGACTTTTTGGAGGATATGGTTAACAAAGGGTACACTCCTGACACCTTGAGCTATACCACATTGTTGAATAGCTTGTGTAGGAAGAAGCAGCTAAGAGAGGCGTATAAGCTTCTGTGTAGGATGAAGGTTAAAGGGTGTAATCCTGATATTGTTCATTATAATACTGTCATTGTGGGATTTTGTAGAGAAGATCGTGCCATTCATGCTTGTAAGGTTCTTGAGGATATGGCCTCAAGTGGGTGTTTACCCAATGTTGTGTCTTACCGGACATTGGTTAGTGGATTATGTAACCAAGGAAGTCTTGATGAGTCGAAAAGATATCTTGAGGAGATGGTGTCGAAGGGGTTTTCTCCACATTTCTCAGTTATTCATGCTTTGGTTAGAAGTTTCTGTAAAATTGGTAGGGTTGAGGATGCTTGTGCGGTTCTTGGGGATGTTCTAAAACATGGGGAAGTTCCTCATGTAGACACTTGGACAGTAATAGTTCCTAGGATATATGAAGATAACACAGCGATTGGAATTATCGACGAAATTCTGAAAGAGGGTGTATACTGTAAAAGTGAAGCAAGAAATAACACTAGAGGCACGTACTTGTCTGGAGAACTCTCTAATAAAAAAATCACAAGAATACGTCTAAGGCATGTTTAA